TAATTCCCAGATACAGGTTTCAAACACCATCATAATTAAAAGATACTTTAATATCGTTGCCAAGGTTTGAGGACCCAAATCATTTAGTTTGGGGGGTTCTCAACGGGGATGTTTGACCAAAAAGTTTGGACTCTGAAGAGTTGGAATATACCACTAAAAACTTTCCATAGAGTGGGGTTCTCCCAGAATTGTTGAGAATGCATGCCAATCAGACACCAAAAATGGAGACGAGCCTGGGGTTTAAGTGCGATGGTACTGAGGGGTAAGGAGTACTACTGTTTTATTTCATTTACAAATAATGAGTAGTAGttccactactttttatttacgAACCTACTGTTCCACTTCCGTCTTGAAAGAAAACGCAGCCCGTTTCCGTCTATTGTTTTATTCTAGAAACCTTTTTGAAAATGAGGTCagcagaggcatttcccccaacATGAAACACAATTACCATTGCTTTTCTGAAGGGTACATTGGTCATGATGAGAATGCCTTCGGGTGAATGAGACAGACCCCACCAGTAAGTGAGCGAGACTCAAACACTTTACGGCAATGATCACCAAATGTGAGGACAGCAGCTTCTGAAAAAGTACCTGTCGAAAATGGATCCTACTCCAGCATTGTGGGCGCTGCTCCTGTGCACATGTAAACCTGTAGCAAGAAGGATACCGTCCTGCACCGAAACGGAACGATGGGAGAAGGAAGCAATAAGCAACTCATTCCACCCTACAATGAAAAGGATCAGGGGAAGCACTATTTTATACAGCAATCCATGTGGGTCAAAAAAGCTTTTTAGGAGGTCTGGATATCACTATATTTCTTTCTATTACCTCATTGGTCTCGCTGACTATCATACAGTTACCATCTGATCTAACAGCTGATACAGAGGGGCTAATACCCTGACCTATTGCATCATATGCCTTTAATCCCACCATCAATAGCTGATTAACTGGGATATTACTATTATACACACTAGATGACATAGATGCACGAGATATATATTTACtattcaatttaatttatttttaactcacgttacacctatctttggtaatatatgttttaagtcaatttattaaaagttacattttacacctgtggtgtgcagtttagtgaattctttacgggcacaatcattttgtgtttcccttcccccccttttttctgattcTTTTATATAATGCTGGAATGTGGATGACCTTGGAATTGCCTTACGCTAAAAACGAATTCGGGCCAGAAGTCACAAAAGCAAAGCCACAAGTGTAGCAGTAAAGCCAGTTCAAGGGACGGAAAagaaggagtggagggaggtgttAAGACCTTTCCTAGATAGACCAGGGATGGACCCATTTTTTTTTACACCTGGTCTTTTTATCTGGTTCCTCTAAATACCATATTATAttatgccttggaggggctcatggTCTTaggacactttggccaaagagttaaactaaaagaccattttattcaaaagatagatatctatatatatatatatatataggcactgtaccgtgtatttgtgtcaatggatgtagcactgggctcggtctgtgtttcatgttttgtctcgGATTTTAAAGCCATTTTTGTGATGTGAGAAAAGCGTTTTTAATTCATCATCAAGGGCATAGCACCCACAGAAGCACAAAAGCCCAGGCTTCTAATTACAGCAATATGTAACTGCATATAGGTATGTGTGGATCTGTGTACTTGTGTGTATGAGcgcacatactgtatgcaaacgTGTGTTCAGTATATCACTGGGTCAGTGTATCTGTGTTTAGACTGTATGAATCAGTGTGCGTTTATACTGTAAGTTCCGTAAACTGTGTGCAttagtgtgtttgtatatgtatcaATCAAATAACGTGTGTGTACCGTGTGTTCATTAGAGTATGTTAGTCAGTGCCATTAAAGAGCATCACGTTCTCATATTAGAGGTCAGGACTTTGCAGATAAAAGTGGCAGAGGGCATAATTAAATATTGTGTGTACAAAATATGTACCCTGCCTGACTCCCTTAGCTATGATTGCATTTGGTGCACACATACCACTGGCAGAATTCTAACCTCACCACCACAAAACCCCAATTCAACACTCAAGATGACTGACAGACGGTCTTTACCTGCACGGAGAAGGATGACTTGGTCTTCTAAAGGCAAGTCTGAAAAATGTGGAATTCTTTTAGCCCATTCAACCAAGGTAAAAAGCTGCTTGTCGGCCGCGTGGCATATATTAGTGACTGGATCATTAGTCTGGGGACAAAGAGTAATGAATATTATCCCATGGTTCTCTGGATTGTTTACATCTAAAAAGGTTATTTAGTCCATCTGTAATTTTAAAAGTCAACATAAAACATGAAATGTGCCTTTTAAAATACAGAATCATGGACTCTACTTTCTTTGCCGTTTTCACAACATTTGTTTTATTGACATTCACCAAATGGAGAAAAAGAGCTAGACATTTCAGGAAGTATAAACAGAACAGATTGATTAGAACATGGGAATTGTGTTTTGAATGAGCTCAGTGTTTGCTTTCAAATCTGACTCATCCAGTAGATTTTATGATGAAGTTTCTTTATTTGGACATTTAAAAGCTAAAGTACCACTCCATCAAATGTGGATCTCCAAGTACCATTACTCTCCCAGTAATTAACAGGCAATTCATATATTTTACTCAACTCCAATAAAATAGATCCTAAACTAAGACTGACAGTCAATCAAAACCATGATGGAAAAGGTACTCAGCCAAACACACTGGCAGGTGTTTTCTACTGTAGTTCTTAAAATGATTAGAGTCCTCTAATATAACACCAATAAGCCAAACAGCAAATGTAgcttcaaataaagtgtgcctTTCTCGTTGTTGAAGGGGTCTACAGTAGATTGAAAGGAGAACACTGAAGATGaaaggatttatttttttaaattacaattaAGATTTATCCAGTTGACATTAAATACCCCTTATTACAAACTGCCAAAATTATAGTAGAATATAAAAAAAGCAAAAGGCAGAAAACTCAATATAGAAATATCAATTTATGTTTACCATTAATCAGTGTATTCCTAAacctagttacatagtagatgaggttgaaaaaagatgtacgtccatcaagttcaacctacgctaaatttagacaacagatactttatcctatatctatgcttacttattgatccaggggaaggcaaacaaaaaaccccagtgacatatcatacaatgatatctcataaagggaaaaataaattccttcctgactccaagaattagcaatcggattaatccctggatcaacatccttcccatgtatacttatttggtatatccctgtatacttttccttttctaaaaagatgtccaacctttttttgaagatatctattgtatctgccatcagtctccatgggtatatAGTTTGAATGTAGTAATAGACCATAAGCATACTGTGCATAATATATTGTCATTATTTTAGTGCTGGTAACATTCGTAAGTCTGTGGGTAGGGTCTGTGTCAATGTTCATAAAGGGTTTGTTTGTCTTGAGAAAGGCCCTTGTGGAGGCCAACATTTGATAATTTTACAATAAATGTACACTATTTCCACTAGAGTGTGTACTATGGATCTACATCTACATGAACAGGACTTGTAATGTTATTATTAGTCCTATTGGAGTGTGCTGTAATCTTCGGATTTGTAAACGGCGTAAAAGTCAAATTGCAGTCTGTTTGTGAGAGCTGATCACTTCATTTCACTTTTATAAAAGGACATGTGCTTACAGAGTTGGGTAAGCTGGCATCTCCAAATGCTTCTATCTTTGGTTCTACAGCAAGTTCAGCCTCTAAAATCCTTTCCACTGGCATTTCCTCGCTGGTGCTGCTTGTTGACTCTGCCTCATTGTCACTCTTCTCTCGACTTCTTTGTCTCTCTTCCTGAACCGCTACACAATTGAGATCAAAAAATGTAAAGAGTCAATGACATTCTGAGAATGGAGGATTCAAGTCCAGTAAATGCCATATTCTTAAGCTCCAATGTGTAGTGCCGGGCCACCTTTGTAGCAATATCTCACCATCTGACTGATTTACTGAGCTTTTCAAAGTAACCAACAATCTTCTATTATGTACTAGTAACTGCTAAATTGTACGCAAAGGATAGCGCCACTATGGACAAAATGCTTGAAAACCGTATCATAATGTCCAGTCAATCATGTACCTGCTCCCCCATCTAAAACAGCAGCTGGTAACCCTTTGAGAATGGTCTCTTGATGCTGGATTTTATACTACCATTGtgagtggaatatatatatatattatatatatacacatatatatacacacacacacatatatatacacacacatatatatatatatatacacacacatacatatacacacacatacacacatatatatatattcttgtgCTATTAAATATTTGTTACAACGTTACTCTActgccagggtgggcaaccctgtcgccattcgccacttgtggcgaattggcagtgaaACTGTGGCGAAAAGAGCCGCTGGGATTCTCTGTATggcccccctcaacccccccttcctcctccaccaccccttcctcctcccccctcccttcgtaGGGAAGGAGCACGCTCCAGCGGTGTGacgcactctccccctccctccttactgCACCGGAAGCCACAGggaaggagaagcagcagcacagaagctctctctcctcctctcaacACCCCCTCcttcttactgcaccggcagacacaggagaagcagcactgAGAGGaagctctcctcctctcccccccaccctctgcttcttactgcaccggcagacacaggagaagcagcactgAGAGGaagctctcctcctctcccccccaccccctctctgcttcttactgcaccggcagacacaggagaagcagcactgagaggaagctctctctcctcttccccaccccctcttcttactgcaccggcagccacagggacaggagaagcaGCACTGAGAAGCATGCTCCCAGACCAACCCCTCTCAGGCTGCCCAGATCTCTCCCCCCCAGGCTGCCCTGACACTCCCTTCTCgcactgccctgaccctcccttctcgcggtaccctgaccctcccctcttgtGCTGCCCTGAccctgccctgaccctcccctctcgcgctgcccagtccactccccccccccccacagctgcaccaagcctgcccacaccggcacccaccctgccccccactgctgctgcagaTTTACCCCCTCCCGTCGCCACAGTTCCCCTGCCCTACGCCCCGCGTTACGCACCCTCCTATGTGCCCTACGCATaggacgaggggggggggtgcttgatgatgagggggactgctgaaagggactgagggagatcaaGGTTgctgggggggagatgatgatgatggggggggttaaatgagatgatgGGGTGAGGTGATCCGGGTAGTGGTggcatgagaggaggatgaagaggggggtgagtggaggagggggacaaggggggtgagaggatgagcggGGTTGAGGTCGGAGAAATTATAAACTTGCTCAAAACAGTGTGTGGTTTTTAaaatttgcgcatgcgcaacagaatACCTGcattttacatggtgtggctattttcacttctaattcgccacacctgtggctacattgaaaaataggttgcccacccctgatctaccgTATGGAGCGTGTGCTGCTTTTGCTTGTTTCACCGTTTGAATGGTGATATTTCCTGGGAGAAGCTGCCCAAGTCCCTGAGATGTTTTCCCCACTGGAAATtgttagagacatttatatatccTTAAAACATCTGGACTCACATATTTCCAGTATTGTTTTGTTCTTTCGCTATTAATAGGTTGTTTTCTTGATATTTACAAGTAGTAGATTATTGTCCGCAGCTCTTATTTATTCTCGCTCTCTTTACATTAGGTTTTATTACTCTCCAAATCTCGGGCAAAATTGGAGCCAAAACAGACccaattaaaaatattaaaaatacaatggATAGCTATAGGATTTTCTCTATTGATAAATCTGGTACAATTGTATTGCTCacattttgccccagttttgcagccgggaggctTTTCTAAATAGATCCCTAAATATGTTAACTAGCTCAGTGCTGTAGGCGTATGCAGTGTATTGAAAAGCAGTCTCTGAAAACTCTCATTTACTCCCCTATAACACCACCAGGTTGCAATAGGAGATCTGTTTGAATCTCACCCTGGAAGAAGAAGTCACTTTTGGTAAAGTAATGTCGGTTTGGTAACCTGTACCACTAATGCAATTATTATGACAACTACCAGCTGGTGTAAATGGCATCATGTGTTGAGTACGGTCGGATTATTGAAGACATAGCCGTGTGGATAGACTGGCAGGGCAGACCCACCTTCTCTCTTCATGCCTGTGGCCAAACATTTCTGGTATCGGCAGTACTGACATCGGTTGCGCTGCCGCTTGTCAATCAAGCAATCTTTACAGTCTCGACATGTGTAGACGAGGTCTTTCCTTATAGTGCGCTTAAAGAACCCTTTGCAGCCTTCGCAGCTGTATACGCCATAATGTTTGCCTGGAAACGcaacacaaataaaaacaaaatctatcATTATTGATTTCTCTGGTGTGACTTCATTTGTTGGCCGACCGAAAACCCAGAAAACATTGGACTCGTGCACCTGTACAGGTACTGAACCCAGGCTTCCTAATGCCCCACCCCCCCGCAGCATTGGCAGGGCCGCAACCACCGCAGTCGCTTGACCGCGTGTGACAGCGATACCCAAGACCGTAAAgttagctacatctgtagatTCTCTGCATCATTACAGATTACATTACAAGGGTTGTTCAGGACAGTTTGTCATTAAAATAATGGTCAATCTGGTCAAGGCTCAAAAGAATGTTGCCGAATGACCAAACGCAAAAAAGATTGAACTGGAGGCACTGGCAGTGAGAACATCTGGGTGAGTCATGAATTGAATGGAATTAATCTTTCAATAGAAAACCTTGGGTTCCAAGTGATCATGTAATACAATAATGCAATTTACTCTCTGCAAAGCATGGACATGGAAACAATATTCTTGTATTAGTCTCTGTTGGATGTGTTTACAGCAACTGGGTTGACTAGATATGCAGCGAAATCAGTCGAAGTTAACACATTTGCACCCGTGCACAATAAATACAACACAGATTACATGTATAGATCTATATCAATTCCCAAATTATAATGGTATTCAGCAGCACTGTACTCAGTCAGAAATAAATGGGTCGATGTACAAGATGAAGGCAAAATAACAGCTTAATGCCCAAGGCCGGTTTTAGAATTTTGCCGTCCATAGGCCTTCTTGGTGCCTTGGCCGCCGCCTCTTGCAGCGTCGCAACACGTTTCCATGACAACAGGAAGCCATGTcatgtcacgttgtcatgacaaAGCAGCACCATGCGACGTCATGACGgtgcagaaggaggagggcgacactgcaggaggaggtaagagacccCATGCTCTCCCCCGGCAAGGAGTGTAATAGTTGTGGGAAAGAGAGCGGAGCTACTATAATCACAGCATGGCCCCTCGTCCCTAAATTTGTCACTCCACccaattttgccgccctaggcccgtgCGTAAATATGAGCCTGGTTATGTCATATTGACTTAAGAGGCATACTTAACAAGCATTGCTTAGAGTTCAACCCAAGGTGAATATTTTGTCCCACATGTTAGTAAGCAATTTGTAGAGTATCAAAAGGATGTACACAAAGGAGAATTTACACAACACACAACAGTTGTTTGCGTGCCTCTGCCGTAATTTATTCCCATTTTTCTTGAACAAATAAGAAAACCTAATCAAGGGATAAGTGACACGACTTAAAGAAGCATTATATGTTTGAGAAATATACTGTAAATCTCTAATGAAACGGAGTGAGGATACCGATACTGAAAATCTCTATATGTACTTCCAGTATCCATAGCTCTATTTAAAAGGAAAATATACCTACTTTTATTGTTGTACCCTCCCTACCCTCAAACCCACAAATGTTAACCAACAGGGAAGTCTATTACCATAATGTTTCGGTTGGTAGGTAGAGGAGAAGACAATAAGGTGTGGGCAGTATGCTCTGTGGTTATATTAGTGGAGATGACTCAATGGGTCTTGTTGATTATGCTGCGATACTGCCAATTGCAGTGAGAccatggggaaaaaaaagaagtgCCCTACAAGTCCGTGTTCAATTTCCTACCATCACAGCCTGATGGATAAGGGCCAATGTTTGACGTGTTCCAAGACTGCAGTAATTATACTGTCACACTCACTTTTGCCTTATATTGTACATAGATTTTCGGAAAGGGAGCTTACAATATAACTTTAGCTCCTTCGGGGATTAGTGGTCCAGCACAACATTATGctacaattaaccccttctctacAGGCGGCACCAAAACTAAAAAAACAGCCAATTCTGTCACCAGGTACTGTATGAAGATGAGATGCCATGTAATACCTGAAGACCGGTCACCACAGATGGCACAGATGTGTTTGGTCAAAGCCCCGGGACTATTGCAGCTGTAATTGATACAAGGACTTCCCAGACTGCTCAAGCCTAATGGTGGCTTTATGTCTTCAGAGCAGCTTACATTGTTCATGACGTTCAGctgtaaagtaaaaataa
Above is a genomic segment from Ascaphus truei isolate aAscTru1 chromosome 10, aAscTru1.hap1, whole genome shotgun sequence containing:
- the RXRG gene encoding retinoic acid receptor RXR-gamma isoform X2, which encodes MHAHYRHVMKFPTAFSNPAPHAHSTSVSSSSNLSAVNSLDGHAAYMGSSLHAPRSLTPGMNSVCSSGNNIGAPYRVITSSMGPHSLSSPPGINYPGHDSPQLNVMNNVSCSEDIKPPLGLSSLGSPCINYSCNSPGALTKHICAICGDRSSGKHYGVYSCEGCKGFFKRTIRKDLVYTCRDCKDCLIDKRQRNRCQYCRYQKCLATGMKREAVQEERQRSREKSDNEAESTSSTSEEMPVERILEAELAVEPKIEAFGDASLPNSTNDPVTNICHAADKQLFTLVEWAKRIPHFSDLPLEDQVILLRAGWNELLIASFSHRSVSVQDGILLATGLHVHRSSAHNAGVGSIFDRVLTELVSKMKDMEMDKSELGCLRAIVLFNPDAKGLSNSVEVEAMREKVYATLESYTKQRYPDQPGRFAKLLLRLPALRSIGLKCLEHLFFFKLIGDTPIDTFLMEMLETPHQIP
- the RXRG gene encoding retinoic acid receptor RXR-gamma isoform X1 — protein: MHLAPETAPSMATYSSHFNPAPHAHSTSVSSSSNLSAVNSLDGHAAYMGSSLHAPRSLTPGMNSVCSSGNNIGAPYRVITSSMGPHSLSSPPGINYPGHDSPQLNVMNNVSCSEDIKPPLGLSSLGSPCINYSCNSPGALTKHICAICGDRSSGKHYGVYSCEGCKGFFKRTIRKDLVYTCRDCKDCLIDKRQRNRCQYCRYQKCLATGMKREAVQEERQRSREKSDNEAESTSSTSEEMPVERILEAELAVEPKIEAFGDASLPNSTNDPVTNICHAADKQLFTLVEWAKRIPHFSDLPLEDQVILLRAGWNELLIASFSHRSVSVQDGILLATGLHVHRSSAHNAGVGSIFDRVLTELVSKMKDMEMDKSELGCLRAIVLFNPDAKGLSNSVEVEAMREKVYATLESYTKQRYPDQPGRFAKLLLRLPALRSIGLKCLEHLFFFKLIGDTPIDTFLMEMLETPHQIP